Within Dermatophagoides farinae isolate YC_2012a chromosome 8, ASM2471394v1, whole genome shotgun sequence, the genomic segment ctctccttcCCTTCCTCACTTCccctctctctttctttttctgtacaaataaaaaatgagaaaaatatgTCATTGTTATTCTCAAAAACAAGAAACCATTGgtccattattatattaaaaaaaattaaaaggaAAAAACTATTATTTTACTACTAATTTGGAATAAATACAATCAATATAAACTAAAAAATAAAGGCAACGGTCTACCTTGCAGCAGAGCAAACACATTAACATTAATATAGGATCAAGATTAGCATCATTTGCAAATCGAAACCACTCCAAATGGAAAGCAGAGAACTGGAGCAATAAATTCAACGAGAACTGCGTCAATGATGAGCAAAACGAACAATCGGAATTATGCATACCAAAACGATACAAATATCCGCCGAATTTTTCGTGATTCAAAATAGATTGTGTTAATACAAATTTAGGTCGAAGTTCGGGATCTAAGCGTAATTGAATTGTTGggaaaagagagagagaaagagagattACAGAACCAAAATTATTACGATCatataaatcattgattttcgaAACAATAGAATTCAGAGCCAATTTTGCAGATTGTTGTGGTAAAAAACCAAACTGCCTGGATGATAAACAGTGATTCGTGTGAAGAAAATGCGGCAATCAGCGTAGATAGAaataattgaacaatttttcaagaattcatattcaatttcatagattaaaatattatttttatcatattaTTCAGGTTTTTCCCATTGAAATACTATGATAACGATagaatgttcatttttttctcattttaacATATACGAATTACCCGAAAATCACTACTATAAGAATAATCttatgataaaataaaattgccTCTTATAGTCACGATTTTAAGATATATAAGCATTCTCTATTGAACGTTCACAAACATCACCATGGACATTGACATTCGACGACGAACTAAATTTCAGGTTTTTCatgaaagatgatgatgaactttaAAAGTCGTAATAcatatcaagaaaaaaaaatgatgaaaaaaacctgTAAATTTTTGAGGAGAAAGTAtttgttaaaaaatttaatgatgatgagattctgattttgatttagctgctgttattgttgatgttataattatttatacattgaaacaaaaaaaattttttttctttttatctcGTATTTCTATCATTTTATATTCTATAAATCCTAAgggattttcatttgaattttgatgatatcaGTTgggtttttcattcaatgcataattgttattattggaaCATTTTTGCTgtaatcaacaataaaacggaaatcaaattttgtgcaagcgtttttttttttttgcttctcaTTATTCTTCAAATGCATTCCAGTAATAATTTTgtgtttttaatttcatttttttctttggattttttttctagattgcccattcaattcaaagaTTGGATTTATGCTCAAGGCAGTTGTTTgcactcaaaaaaaaaaccaaatgaatgatgatcaaaacaaaaattctatctggtaaattgaaaaaaaaaccagaaaaaaaacaaaataacgaAAACAAAGTTAGATCATTTTAATATAATGAATACTTGAATTCATgagattcattcatctattgGTCTAAATTAGATAATCGTTGGGATGAACCAGAATCAGAAttagaattttattatcaatacaaTTTGTTCTGTAAACGAATGTGTATCGATACGGTGAATCTCACACGaattgttttattgtttcaTCTCTATTGTTCtctatttttaatttcactcattgttttttttccaattttcatcttcaacTAATTACTATTTTATCCAATGGCATCCAATGCGAATGAattcactatcatcattagttgataaaaatttcaaaaaaaaagaaattatttttcaagaatcttttcattttacatttataaatagaacgaaaaaattattttttccactcTATTTAcatattgtttattttgcatcattcatgatattgaattgaaaaatcatcattcattgatgttgatagattttttcacttattttttttcaataaaaaataaatatttttcacattatcaacaacgaatacacatcaatcaacaagaaaaaaaagtgtgaacaaaaaaaaaaattcaaacaaatatcGGTTTTTGTGTCAGCAGTGTAGGAAGAAATGATACAAATTGCCATTGACATCATTTATTTCTCTTGggagaatttatttttttttttttttagttgttgttgttgtttacatcaaatcaacaaagtAAATGGagtatgaagaaaaagatgaattaatgatatttggcccagaaaaaaaagacattttTGGTTGCATATAAATACAGAACATTCTCTAATTCgattaatcataatcatcgctGATCACCATGGTGTAGATATATTTGTTATGAAGCAACAATTCCGATCCAGAATCACGACAGTAaagaatatatattgtaagtcctattgattgattgattgattgattctgttctttttgatttcatgtatttttttttatcttgctattattattttgttgccTCTTTTATCTATGTACATTATGTAATTTTGGACTactatttttgaaaatataaaccaattatcgttatttttattctttccatctattcgtttcattcatcatcaaagaaaaaacaacaaaaaaaacatcaatggATAAAATAGTACAAGAAGTAGGCAAAACATTGTACATTTTATGCTTTACAAAACAATGCAAATCTTGTTTTATGTATGATTCATACATTCTTGAGTCATCATAACTAATTAAGAGAAAAATGTGATGCTAATAATTGTGTGTGGGCATGTTATTACGTTGTGACAATTTTATCTTGATCTTGGACATAACATATTTGACTTGACAAcgtaaaaaaagaaagatccTTGACCATTTTTTACAATCTATATGGCTCCCTTTTAagtattttattatttttttttttgcatctcCGTATACAATCATGATATCATCATGGTGACCAAAAATTGTCCATCAATATTTCAATGTTAAAGATAAtgtagagaaaaatttttttttttaaataaattgaaaacggaaaccgaaaaaaaaatttggcatTTATGTTCAGTTAATAATAGGCCAATGTCCATcgtcaatcaaaatattattcaatttgattatcaataactttgtattgaattctaatcaattctttttttttaaaattttttttacatggtcaatcgaaaattgaacaatcatATCATTGACCTTTgatataatttattatttcaatggCCATCAAAGCTAATTAACGGAAATGAAACTTATTACATTgatttcacaaaaaaaatattaatctAAATCCAATGTAATTTATTGAGacattaattcatcattagcTGCTACaatggaatcatcatcatctatgaCAACAGCATcagaaattgttgaaatattGGAATCACCtttaatttataatcatgataataatcaggCCACAGAACCACAATGGcgttattcattgatttggACCATTGTACTTTGTATTGCCTATTCAATTGTATTTATAATGGGATTAATTGGCAATAGTGCTGTACTATTGGTAATCAATATGATGCGTCATAATACAccgaattcaaatcaaatgatggccaacaataataataatgtattcaattatttcatcTGTAATTTGGCATTGGCCGATTTGTtggtcattttattttgtttaataCCAAATCTGCTTGGCAATATATTGAcaagtaagttttttttttagttgttattgtttatcattgatttattggctatttttattttcaatgataattgatttttaacaatgttttgataattttattgatttgatttattgtCAAATATTGAcgttattcaatgaatattttggtaattgatttgaaaatcattgaaaggTTAATggaaaaacgaataaaaacaaacaaccggaatctgatgaatgaattttattataatcatcgaacgaaaacaattcatcattatataaattgattgaatttgtgAATTTCTTGTAgttcaacaaaataatcgataaaaCTGATAAATGagatagaaaataaaatgaaaaaattactagtaaaaaattttctcattcgattctttttttttcccaagaAGTTTTTATAGCTAAAATGTATTtgtaagaataaaaaaaaaatatcaaccaATTCCAAGTCCTACgcatagaaaaaattaattccaaatgaatgaatgattgaaaatgatgttgacattaatgatgaaatcattaGCAAGTAAAACGACCAAgcattaaaaattttgttgtaaacaattttttttttgacaaatggacgttttttttcgttcaaaaaatatttgttgacaaattttgtttgccaTATGCCAATATGTTATTAACTAATCAGTATTTATGCTAGTTCACATGGGCGCTACGggtttttttacattttcatcatatcgaAGATGATATTGAGTTAACAGATTGTCACCATCATTCACTAATGGACGACAATGttttaacaaaaattgataattttgaacaattttcaatgttgtctttatcatttgtaataataaacaatttttacgTTGaacattaattaaaaatcaaattttgaatttttcttttttttagccTGGATTCTAGGACGTCTTGTATGTAAAGCCGTTCCATTTCTTCAAGGTGTTGCCGTCACTGCATCCATATATACTTTGGTTGCCATTTCGATCGATcggtatttttatttttttatatcgataaaaattgattattataaaatcgcaatattgatttttcttttcattatttttttttctacaaatcGATTTTGACAGTTTCTATGGAATTTATTATCCATTTAATAATGGATTCAGCCCATTAGTTCGCCGATATGTTATCGTATTCATATGGCTATTCAGCTTTTCATTGTCAAGTCCGTGGTTAATATTTTTCGATGTTTATACCGTCGATAATCAAGTGGTAAGTGTGatgagataaaaaaaaattcaattgatttgaatgaatttgatacaATAGATGGCAGCATCGttctataatttttttttgtttatttatttttcctgATTTTTATAGATGTGTCATGAAAATTGGCCTGAAGAAtggatttcaaatttttattttatattcattaattttggtCTGCAATATTTATTACCTGTATCCGTTACaatctttttctatttattattatatgtaaAAATTTCTCGACGTCAATTACCATTGATCATTAGTAATGGTGATGGCCAAACAAATGctataatgaatgatgaacattcaagtatcaataaaatgaatagtCGTATTGTGGAAAAATCCAGGCTTAAAGTGCTTAAAATGTTGATCACAATTGTATCCGTATTTGTACTCAGTTGGCTACCATTAtatgttattttttgttttattaaattcacacaaattgatgaaaattcattcaaaggTATGATTCATTCTatatatcattcattttattgttcaatatcaaatctgtttgtttcaaaattaacAAATAAAGGACTTATTATAATTGGCTTAACACCATTGGCACAATGGCTAGGAGCAACAAATTCCTGTATAAATCCAatactttattttttcttcaatccAAAATTTCGTACCTATCTACGGAAAACTATAacgaaaaattgttcaagaaatgaaaatctaaatcaattcaatatgaATTATCAACATAAAAATGGTACAAAATTTACGATCAAttgtaatggaaaaaattcatatcattCACGTTTAGCTACAGCTAGCAATACATTGAATCAACCACCGACGCcaacaacatttgaattgaataattcatcatataaacTGCAAACATCACCGAatatttctaattttttgaaattatcacCAACATTGGGAATTAcgaaaaagaataatgatgataataagaataatcagaatcaaaataGCCAAAAAACTTATGAAAATACAATGTTGTTATCACCAAAAAAGATGGCCATTTCAAACCAAACTAATGATAGTCAACCGGTATCGAATATAGTGTCTGAATCAATTcataattttgatcatcagatGATTAATTTGGATTGTGGCACCGTTTTAACATCGCCAAcagcaatgaatgaaacaacaacatatccAACACTGAGAATGACCAATTCATTACCATTGACAATCAGTAATGTTGGTGATggtctttcatcatcatcttcttcatcagcaacatcatcatcatcatcatcagcattgttcaatcattcatcatcatcatcatcatcaaaaccattatcatcagcaaTAACGACAATCACCAAAAATGTAtgtacacaacaacaatcaaataacTATGGGAACATTCATAAAAAGTTCaacattattaataaaaatgatgtaaATTGTaatcagaaaacaaaaacttttgtaacagaaaatgttcaaacaaataacaatatcctcaataatcataatgatgataatggaaaaaaattgacaactGTTGTTGGATGTAATGAATTTCCCTtgaatcatttaaaaaaatttcattgttatcataataatgataatgataatgatgatgatgatgatgatgatcaacattttcaacagaataattatcataataGGATTataacattgaataataattgttatcATCGTCCAAATAATGGTAAACAAGCAacaaatattaatattaataataacgatgatgatgatgatgataattcctTATTATTTCATCGATATGATCAAGGCTATTCGAAGATAATTTCCAATTGTTTTATCAAAATATCGacaacatcattgaatctTGAAACATCTGTTTAACGAATGAACAGAATCCTCcccccccccaaaaaaaaaatcatccacaatttttcattgaatttccaatcgtttttttctattgttttttcatcatcatcttcatttataaatcaaCGGGTTTCACAATCGATTGTAAATCTTGTcatcctgttgttgttgtatgcaTGAATCATATGACATTTAATATAAACTAAGAAACTTATATATTCAcatcaccttttttttcacactgtcattttttttttgttttactcAAAAATTGATCTCTAAACAACATATAAAATTTCCTGATCACCTAAACAATCATACAATGTCagtgattgttttttttctatataatattcacacatacacataaacATATACAAACATACATAATATATGAATAAGAAAGGCCAgatcaacaattgaaaaatccatACATCTGTCTGATGCCAATCAATGTCTTATTCACTATAGTCATAAAATGTTCATGATGTGCCATATGATGCATCCTACAACAATTGTGGAATCGACATATTGTATATTGTATGTCTAcactgtgtttgtgttggtGGTAGTTGATTCCTGTTCGGGACAAATCGTGGTTCAAGtttcaaaatggaaaatgaacaCATCcacatccacacacacacatacagcagcagcagcatccaaaatttttataattttcaaacaacaaaatttgattcagaaTTTCAAACAAGATGATCACATtggataaattattttttctactattattatgtttCACATTTcacattgatattttttttttactgttgttattttgttattattattatgatttttatctttgttgtttcttaccattaacattattattattaatatgaatcaaaaaaaaaaaaaaaaaaacaacaacaatgctttcaatgtttgatcattgttgattCAGTTTACAtatatgaattcatttttgacaAATCATCTTTAACAATTTCGGGggcatcatttgttgttgttgttgttgctgtttcaaacatttgaatttagGCACGTTTTCCTATATTATTTGATGGTATCGATTTTAAGATTCAAAAAGTCAATTGTAGCTCAAACAATCATGGTGAATGGAAGAAGACAAAAACAGAGATATACAATGATTTAAGAGCCAAATCCAGCCTCCATATGAAACATGATcaaatcgtcatcattgaacATCAGtagtaaataaaaaaattttaatttttttttgtttcaaaacaaatccaaaaaaaaaaaatttaaaatcatctTGAACCATCACcatattaatcaattaatatttttttttatttataatttattttgatgcttttaagatgaaaaaaattggcaaaatATGATGCTACTAAAATTGATCTAAATGgatgaataagaaaaaaaacacgtgcaaacaaacaaacagacaaacgcTTGCCATCGAATAAGACAAGGTCACCGCGAATGAATAGTGTACATTtgtggtgatttttttttcaatatttggcctgatgatggatgatgtGTGATACGGGCaagcgattttttttccattatttttttccattgtttttaaatggaatgtgaatttgaatgtttttttccggCCTTTTATCATTCCATAAATCCTATAATTATTTTCCAATTGTAAAATatgatttttctgtttttttttgttcgaaaatatttttaaattgaagaatttttcttctttttttttgattctaattgtcttgaattgaatcgatgatgatggtgatgatctaCATgaagagtgagagagagagagagagagagagagagagaaaaaaaatctttgtcTGCTTCAAATTAACTCGAAAAACGATCATTTTGTCCAAAATGAATACTATCCGACATTGAAGTGAAAAATGAAGTTGTTTTTGATGTATTCAtggtttttattgttgttaatgtttttgttgttgttgtaatcatgtgaaaattttcaaagtcAATGATGTataacaatgaaaagaaaatgttgcCAATTTGCATAAtgtcaattattatcatcatcatcatttattgtcGCCAATCATCGACCATTTTCAATGTGAAACATTGTTTCTTATTTTCCCataacaaaattttattttgatctgattgaaaaaattgatttgatgatgatgatgatgataataatgattatgattaagACAGTTCTGGTCATTTAATGTTTGGAGctaattttctttcaagTTGTTTATATATAGGATAAAAGTAGTAgttgaaaatcaatcttCGAGGTCTTTATCACTATTATCATATAGTCAGGTGTAATGATTTtgacaatttgaattttttttttcgtgtgaAAATCTATGCAATTTCACATCATTTTTAACttgtaaaattttccaaaatacTCATAAGAAATCTGTTTAGGAGTTATATATGCGACAACagtattgaattgaatttcgaaATACAAAATATAAGATGAGCTGCCGGCTCTCATATGGTTcgtattcgtttttttttcatttttttcattttttttctgatttcttgtttgttttctatcataataatgaaacgTGTATGCACGATGTAtgaatgaacacacacacacacacacacatggggAGATATGTCAGCTTGTAGCTTGGATCATCAACTTATTTGTAGGTCAAACAGGTTccaaaataaagaaaaaaaaattcagttcATTGCAGcagccattattattatggcccaatatgatttttattttttattttgaagatgatgatgatgatggcatcatcatcataatagatGTGAAATAAATATGGCAATACAGAAACGGGTAAACAAGTAAAAACTATTGTATACGGATGGAtaaatatgatcatcatcatcatcaatgctTAAGTTGAGGCTATTGaaatgatccatttttttatgattgaatgaacTGAATGGATATATCAATCTACAAAGTGATTTCATTCagaattaaatcaatttagattttattttggaaCATATACAATTGTGGCTAGTTTTGTAGAAGATtcagatgaaaaacaattttttttttcatttcctttgaaaatttttggtctttattttgatttttatggtgctgagaaaaaaaaccgattttttttttgaaacgaCAGACAGCATTTTActtccattttcaattaatttttgtttttttttgtactcATCTCTTTTCTGATTTTGGTGactatcaaaaaaaaaaaaaaaaaaaaaaatgatcaattgtaTGGTCAAAAgggaaataaaaattactcaatatcaatgataaaGATTTAAATCGTAACTTGATTGGCCATAGATAATAATACTTAATGGTAGATGAAATTaatatcaattcaattattagcTAATCACAATtattttggtcatttttcgTATGTAtccacaaaacaaaattgatgctcaacaatttttttttgtgtgtgtgtgtgtgtgtggagacaatcatcatcatgtacatttaattcaatttgaacaacaaGTCAAATGTTtctaaaatcatcatttttcatatttgtgACTACTTTATGATTACAAATGATTACTGgaaattattgttgataaattTAAAACAGAACTTTCaaaaccatcatcgtcatcatcatcattatttattgttttttttttcttggaaaaaaaacaatttttcaatatgtaaatgataaacaacatgatgacgatgatgatgatactgagACATTTTAGATGCAAATAAAACGagtttctgatgatgatgatgataaggtCATCcgtagccatcatcatcatctttattatgAAGATCATCATTCAGATGGTTAACGACcacgatcatgatgatggttatgatgatgatgatgatgatgagtaatAAGTATTATATATAATAGACAACGATGAGCTTCTGTTaactgtatgtgtgtgtgtgtgtgtgtgtgtgtatgttcatGATTTGTTGTGGTGACATTTGTTAACCTGAATGAACATCGTTATAtcggtggaaaaaaaagacaaaatttttaaacaaggatgattatcattcagacgatgatgatcatgatgatcatgataatgatattgatatgTTATTAATGAGActggattttcattttttttccttctttgttttgattattacaTAAAGAtatcctgtttttttttctcatttccatttccatttttcatgACCTTCAAAATGATGTACAAATATcatgtaaaataaaaacagtgacaacgacatttttttttcttatcaatcaatatgatttccgattcattttggatattattgaaaattattatctgtTAAATTTGTAATATCAGGATCTTGTGTTAGAttagatttcattttttttctcagctCATTACATGGATTATTTGTCTGTTTCAAGGTGATAATAGTGTccataaaatcatcaaaaaaagattaattaattttcaattgaatcttATTCATATTCGTATtacaataaaatgattgctCATCAgttggaatgaaaaaaaaacaaaattaaatggtctttcatcatcattttggatgtcattttttttcctagcTAGAAAAAGGATTCCACCATTAAATATTAGCTATAAATTGATTTCtatttgattattcatccaatcatgatttattcatatatgGATTATCCAAATAGATGATTATCGTAGATTTCATAcaacgataatgattatgatgataattaattaattcattctGGCAATggccaaaacaacaaaaaaaaatgcaatttgAGCAAATTTACGATTagatcacgatgatgattgaataggCCATTGGTAATTATAATTGCCATTATCACTGTGTGATTTGTATTGATTCCAacatgtgttttttttttctattgaattcaattttcattacatttcatatttttcattttctattcaacattttctttacttaattttttttttttatttcattcattttacgCCTAATGACATGCTGCGCTAATGCCCCAATGCATATCAAATTATTCGCATCCGCATCGATCTATTTTGTTCGGTTtccatatgtgtgtgtgtgtgtgtgtgtgtgttgtgatgatgttttgaatatttaatcatggatggaaaaaaaacaaacgaaagaaaaaaccacaTTTAAAAGTGAATTAAAacaaacaggaaaaaaatcgatttcaatttcaatgaatgaacgatACGATACGATAAACATGGCCACACGAATTTTGACAATCTGATTTATGAtggatatcatcatcaattcaagtGTCacatggtgaaaaaaaaaattttttcgtcaatcattttgtttgcaaCATTCAAAGATTAAGATTTCCACCAAATGAACATTGTAATCAAATTCTTCTTCATATATACTTTGGCTATTATGGACTGGCAAAATCATTAAACATTggaaattgataattaaaaacaaacaaaacaaaacaaaaaccgctaaatcgaaaaaaacgtGTTTGAcgaattttcttctttcttggTTCCtgatttccatttcattttatttcttatttatcatacacacatacaaacacaataCATCTATCTGATAATCACATGATGACGTTatgacgattttttttaaaacgaAATTCATAATAAAGAATTTCTTCCATAGTAAACTGGCCAAATATAATTTCACATAAACATCATGAAATGCTGGACCAGCTGGATCAAAACCAAATGTTAATCATGCATCAACCAATCTGGTATtagatgatgacaatcaaaataatttgaattgagTGATACATTAAAAAAAGGTGTGAATAATTTAGTGACAATCTCTtggacagtttttttttgattatcacttttattcatttcttgattatgaatggattgaataaaaatgaacgatTAAAATGGCTATATCCAATTCGTGAACATAAATTTTAACGAATAAAATCTTAGACTTTTTTCTAAATTACTTTTAAAAATCCTATTCAAAAATCTATTagttaaatttttcaatgttaacCAAACATTGTGCTTCGAGGGTGATTATCTTCGATCATCATCCCACATGTGTTTCATTTATGATTAGTTTAATTTCTATATTGttaaatgatttcaatttggGGAAATGTGTGACATCTTTGTTTGTTACTTGCACGGGTCCATTTCGGCTTCTCAACACTGATGACAGTGAATGGCGTTTactattgatttttttcattttaaaattaaaaaaaaacaaattcttattaccaatcaaataaataaataaaacaaacctTTCAGAATAGCCATTCAAGTAGTTGAATTGTATCTCTTCGACAATAATTCGACTTTTGATTAAACTGGGGAGATCAGCACTGGTCACTTCACTATTTAACTCAGGAATCGCGGTGATAGCTTTATCCATACTAACTGCAACAACTTTCGGTAACACCTTATTTGTCAATGTTACATATGCTGATTCGATACGACCAAGCGATTTTCTAGATTTATATAAATAGGTGTATTCTTTGTTTGGTTCAAATTTTCTATCCATTAGAATA encodes:
- the LOC124495701 gene encoding uncharacterized protein LOC124495701 → MESSSSMTTASEIVEILESPLIYNHDNNQATEPQWRYSLIWTIVLCIAYSIVFIMGLIGNSAVLLVINMMRHNTPNSNQMMANNNNNVFNYFICNLALADLLVILFCLIPNLLGNILTTWILGRLVCKAVPFLQGVAVTASIYTLVAISIDRFYGIYYPFNNGFSPLVRRYVIVFIWLFSFSLSSPWLIFFDVYTVDNQVMCHENWPEEWISNFYFIFINFGLQYLLPVSVTIFFYLLLYVKISRRQLPLIISNGDGQTNAIMNDEHSSINKMNSRIVEKSRLKVLKMLITIVSVFVLSWLPLYVIFCFIKFTQIDENSFKGLIIIGLTPLAQWLGATNSCINPILYFFFNPKFRTYLRKTITKNCSRNENLNQFNMNYQHKNGTKFTINCNGKNSYHSRLATASNTLNQPPTPTTFELNNSSYKLQTSPNISNFLKLSPTLGITKKNNDDNKNNQNQNSQKTYENTMLLSPKKMAISNQTNDSQPVSNIVSESIHNFDHQMINLDCGTVLTSPTAMNETTTYPTLRMTNSLPLTISNVGDGLSSSSSSSATSSSSSSALFNHSSSSSSSKPLSSAITTITKNVCTQQQSNNYGNIHKKFNIINKNDVNCNQKTKTFVTENVQTNNNILNNHNDDNGKKLTTVVGCNEFPLNHLKKFHCYHNNDNDNDDDDDDDQHFQQNNYHNRIITLNNNCYHRPNNGKQATNININNNDDDDDDNSLLFHRYDQGYSKIISNCFIKISTTSLNLETSV